In Aspergillus nidulans FGSC A4 chromosome II, a single window of DNA contains:
- a CDS encoding protein pilB (transcript_id=CADANIAT00004763), whose protein sequence is MNRTLSGRRRSSVNTGRHRFSIGTFRGLQHPQLSKKMNRVIKSENSAIAAHESAARQRMSIAAQISEWGETTEDEAISDISDKLGVLMAEMGEQEDVYAQHLEDYRSVLKHIRDTESSVQPTRDQRAKIADDIQRLKLKEPNSHKIETMEQELVRAEAQNLVAEAQLTNVTRQRFKEAYSVHLAAVIERGEKQALLARHARRLLNCLDDTSVIPGDEPKPYERGNDAKQIVEDAERELQSWETDYEHVETKAEHGAAAVPMSTSLPSSHEERGQRASQSQATESLEEQQEEYTQADATSVSDTYSRISANDAASPTRIHSISAPRMYAGAFETAPVVNRESVRKENERIGGEVKLKTLAPHDTQGIMSPGSDVDFPIRTKQSELGSPLDSQVQRVAVPI, encoded by the exons AT GAATCGAACACTCTcgggcagaagaaggagctctGTCAACACTGGCCGTCATCGGTTCAGTATTGGCACCTTCCGAGGCCTCCAACATCCTCAGCTaagcaagaagatgaatcGGGTGATCAAAAGCGAGAATTCAGCGATCGCCGCTCACGAGTCCGCTGCGAGGCAGCGCATGTCGATTGCGGCGCAGATATCCGAATGGGGAGAGACCACCGAGGACGAAGCCATTTCGGATATCTCAGATAAGCTGGGCGTGCTGATGGCAGAAATGGGCGAACAGGAGGATGTTTATGCGCAGCATCTAGAGGATTATCGTTCCGTCCTTAAGCATATTCGCGATACAGAGAGCTCTGTTCAGCCGACCCGGGATCAGCGAGCCAAGATCGCGGATGATATACAACGTCTCAAGCTAAAGGAGCCCAATAGCCATAAGATTGAGACCATGGAGCAGGAGCTCGTCAGAGCAGAGGCGCAGAATCTTGTTGCTGAGGCACAGCTGACCAATGTG ACCAGGCAGAGATTTAAAGAAGCATACAGTGTCCATCTTGCTGCTGTAATTGAGCGGGGAGAGAAGCAGGCTCTCCTTGCCCGCCATGCGCGTCGCTTGCTCAATTGCCTCGACGATACTTCGGTGATTCCTGGAGACGAGCCGAAACCCTATGAGCGAGGCAACGACGCCAAGCAAATCGTCGAAGATGCCGAACGAGAATTGCAGTCCTGGGAGACCGATTACGAGCATGTAGAGACAAAAGCAGAGCACGGAGCGGCAGCTGTACCTATGAGCACATCGCTCCCCTCTTCTCACGAAGAGCGCGGACAACGTGCTTCCCAATCCCAGGCAACTGAGTCTCTtgaggagcagcaggaggagtACACCCAAGCAGATGCGACTTCGGTTTCTGACACATACTCTCGCATCTCCGCTAACGATGCGGCTTCTCCAACCAGGATTCATAGCATCTCAGCCCCAAGAATGTATGCCGGTGCCTTTGAGACTGCTCCAGTAGTGAATCGTGAGAGTGtgaggaaggagaacgaACGGATTGGTGGGGAAGTGAAACTGAAGACTCTCGCCCCCCATGATACCC
- a CDS encoding uncharacterized protein (transcript_id=CADANIAT00004764), producing MLAQRRFLQSQGILARKDFMLHDRNNWPTIGLPPQMAVQQGYQQPQGPYPNAMVGRQPFYPQPGPGVQPPTGPVQPKAPRGHRAPSAAVNAATTDFSLEDEDVSAGDIMDLLTPREVSKMRYQQHHEWMEEVLASPYAISQITPVSLGLGRKGELESLTAGFFDAPVGPVNGDSTDANEAKQATKLEPEKAEEFADRVAKKVADMTAEIEKLKKRHARRMEKFNRTSQLKDAETRLRDAAADPADTGSEIWRLEGRIEIPTDEDNVPLAPIEHKAKYKVDDIVREVENSWQKQIVPEPKVSCIEKGGLLEKIEPEQKTTDLDVNMDHADSHLLDQFTAQGTTAQSHATTAPGAPGQQPTTGVAQDQSLAGLDIDMDLGNIPQAGTASGETGDWVMVNDKKDDTPGSGLQGLTPGNTGADGGLDGTNFDFTNMDSAGDALAAYTEQNDGLDLPDLENSAFGDAFHASDNENTHHHDADDMS from the coding sequence ATGCTGGCCCAACGTCGGTTTTTGCAAAGCCAGGGTATACTAGCGCGCAAGGATTTTATGCTGCACGACCGCAACAACTGGCCCACAATCGGCCTGCCACCCCAAATGGCAGTTCAACAGGGCTACCAACAACCACAGGGGCCGTATCCGAATGCCATGGTTGGACGGCAACCATTCTACCCGCAGCCCGGCCCAGGGGTGCAGCCTCCCACTGGCCCAGTTCAACCAAAGGCGCCGCGCGGACACCGTGCTCCATCAGCGGCAGTTAATGCAGCTACTACCGACTTTTCTctagaggatgaagatgtatCTGCGGGCGATATCATGGACCTGCTTACTCCACGAGAAGTGAGCAAGATGAGGTACCAACAACATCatgaatggatggaagaggTCTTAGCCTCTCCATATGCTATCAGCCAAATCACCCCCGTTTCTCTTGGCCTGGGTAGAAAAGGCGAACTGGAGTCGTTAACCGCAGGCTTTTTCGACGCACCTGTGGGCCCTGTCAATGGAGACTCGACAGACGCCAATGAAGCGAAACAGGCGACCAAATTGGAACCGGAAAAAGCGGAGGAATTTGCCGACCGTGTTGCCAAGAAGGTCGCGGATATGACAGCGGAGATTGaaaagttgaagaagcggcATGCGCGTCGGATGGAGAAGTTCAACCGCACATCTCAGCTTAAAGACGCCGAGACCCGGCTACGCGACGCTGCAGCAGACCCGGCAGACACTGGTTCCGAGATTTGGAGGCTGGAAGGTCGTATTGAGATCCCTACGGACGAGGATAACGTGCCGCTTGCGCCAATAGAGCACAAGGCCAAGTACAAGGTTGATGACATCGTCAGAGAGGTAGAGAACTCGTGGCAAAAGCAGATCGTCCCAGAGCCAAAGGTCTCCTGTATCGAGAAGGGTGGTCTGTTGGAGAAGATTGAAccagagcagaagacaaCAGATCTAGACGTCAATATGGACCATGCGGATAGTCACCTGCTGGATCAATTTACGGCTCAAGGCACAACCGCACAATCACACGCCACTACTGCTCCAGGCGCCCCGGGTCAACAGCCGACGACGGGCGTCGCACAAGACCAGTCCCTGGCCGGGCTGGATATCGACATGGACCTCGGGAACATTCCGCAAGCAGGTACCGCGTCAGGAGAGACTGGTGACTGGGTCATGGTCAACGATAAGAAGGACGACACCCCGGGAAGTGGTCTACAGGGTTTGACACCTGGAAATACGGGCGCAGACGGCGGCCTTGATGGGACTAACTTCGACTTCACCAACATGGACAGTGCCGGCGATGCGCTTGCTGCGTATACCGAGCAAAACGACGGTCTGGATCTCCCTGACCTTGAGAACTCTGCTTTTGGAGATGCATTCCATGCATCTGATAATGAAAACACCCATCATCATGATGCGGACGATATGTCTTGA
- a CDS encoding putative MFS transporter (transcript_id=CADANIAT00004765), giving the protein MGFFGKEHAHGSNITGHGNDAQNHAAKNDAIPDMDLLDPEKQPADNTNNDSHTALPQVHSPRISIDPVLEARVVRKLDLRVPTLLGFLYLLALLDRSNIGNARIAGMEEDMSLHGNKYPWLLTIFYISYTLFEPLALMWKIMPPHRWAAITAMTWGIAATCQAAAQNWSGLMALRFILGAAEAGFGPGSPYLLSFFYGRRELGLRCGLFVSAAPLANTFAGALAYGITSGHALLANWRLLFLVEGAPSLAAAFLAWYFLPDHPSSAWFLTEEEKDVARARSLRRSGEGERVGGVDLKEIFQTLFDVKPWITALMYFSCNVSFSSLPVFLPTILEDMGFESINAQGLTAPPFFVSFIFSILTTWLADRFQQRGLTIVFFSLVGAVGYVLLAACTSVAVRYFGVFLAAAGVFPCIANILPWVLNNQGSDSRRGMGIVILNIIGQCGPFLGTNVFPSSDGPRYIRGQSICAAFMFFNAILALSLRFLLAWENKRLEKKYGPQSQATNAQKGQVIGEENYGSSFRYVL; this is encoded by the exons ATGGGCTTTTTTGGCAAGGAGCATGCGCATGGCAGCAATATAACTGGACATGGAAATGACGCGCAAAATCATGCTGCAAAAAATGACGCCATTCCAGACATGGATCTCTTAGATCCCGAAAAGCAACCAGCTGATAATACGAATAACGATTCACATACTGCGCTGCCCCAGGTGCATTCCCCACGTATAAGTATTGACCCTGTGCTTGAGGCTCGTGTGGTACGCAAACTGGATTTGCGGGTACCGACTCTTCTTGGCTTTTTGT ACCTGCTCGCGCTCCTGGACAGGAGCAACATCGG AAATGCGCGAATCGCAGGGATGGAAGAGGACATGTCCCTTCATGGGAACAAATATCCATGGCTTCTGACGATATTCTACATATCGTACACCCTGTTTGAGCCTCTTGCATTAATGTGGAAAATCATGCCTCCGCATAGATGGGCAGCCATTACTGCCATGACTTG GGGTATTGCGGCAACATGCCAGGCCGCTGCTCAGAACTGGTCTGGGTTGATGGCTTTGCGCTTTATCCTAGGCGCAGCAGAGGCAGGTTTTGGTCCGGGTTCTCCCTACCTGCTGTCTTTCTTCTACGGCCGGCGAGAGCTTGGCTTGCGCTGCGGATTGTTCGTCTCCGCTGCGCCTTTGGCCAATACGTTTGCCGGTGCGCTTGCATACGGTATCACGTCAGGACATGCCCTACTAGCAAACTGGAGGCTATTATTCCTAGTTGAGGGAGCTCCATCACTGGCGGCGGCATTTCTTGCCTGGTACTTTTTGCCGGACCAtccctcttcagcctggTTTCTgacagaggaggagaaagacgTTGCGCGAGCCCGGTCGCTTCGACGTAGCGGTGAAGGTGAGCGTGTTGGAGGCGTGGATCTGAAAGAGATTTTTCAGACTTTATTCGATGTGAAACCGTGGATTACGGCG TTGATGTACTTCAGTTGCAACGTGAGCTTTTCCTCGCTGCCGGTATTCCTCCCGACAATTCTAGAAGACATGGGTTTTGAGTCGATCAATGCCCAAGGCTTGACTGCGCCGCCATTCTTCGTCTCGTTTATCTTCAGTATCTTGACTACTTGGCTTGCTGATCGATTTCAACAACGCGGCCTGACGattgtcttcttttcattgGTGGGAGCAGTGGGCTACGTTCTTCTTGCAGCTTGCACATCCGTCGCAGTGCGCTATTTCGGCGTATTCCTGGCAGCTGCTGGGGTATTCCCATGCATTGCAAACATTCTTCCATGGGTTCTGA ATAACCAAGGTTCTGATAGCCGTCGCGGGATGGGTATCGTCATTCTCAATATAATCGGACAATGCGGCCCTTTCCTAGGAACAAATGTCTTTCCCAGCAGTGATGGCCCTCGCTATATTCGTGGGCAGTCCATTTGCGCGGCATTTATGTTCTTCAACGCCATTCTTGCTCTCAGTCTGCGATTCCTCCTCGCGTGGGAGAACAAACGCTTAGAAAAGAAATACGGACCTCAAAGCCAGGCTACGAATGCGCAGAAAGGACAGGTTATTGGGGAGGAAAATTACGGTTCTAGTTTCAGATATGTGCTGTAG
- a CDS encoding retrograde regulation protein 2 (transcript_id=CADANIAT00004766), protein MIQAGENSYLYGVVDIGSNGIRFSITDTSPPTARTMPTLYQDRAGISLYDAQFSKPKTKSNNSVSRERRPIPPEVVEQVVDRLVRFQGVCEDFQVPSENIHVLATEATRTAPNSKAFISRIKERTGWEVRLLSKEDEGRIGALGIASSSRAVAGLAMDLGGGSTQITWVVARDGIVHTCPKGSFSFPYGAAALTGRLEDAKHAGKGAERALKDEMKAGFQRAYEELEIPEDFIESSRKEGRFDLYLCGGGFRGWGYVLMKQAEVSPYPIPIINGFRARRGVFHNTAGVLREVSESEGIFGVSKRRASQIPAVAMLIDVLMDALPAITHIQFCQGGVREGFLFNKLPQEIRSQDPLLAATLQYAPPSADDINGVLLSALPKHASPIESFHVPSTLSSHFIAALANILYAHSRVPRESRTAAALHSTTTGLLASTNTISHTERAMMALLLAERWAGDLAPTEESYQRNLMLCLSPQEAWWCQYLGRVAALIGEVYPAGRVSKTHWRIRLEAQWDQVIKKKGERDLLRLKLQWNRETAATSGVTEHWLRDRVEKIEKAGKKKSWIRDYGVRLEVVVC, encoded by the exons ATGATACAAGCCGGGGAAAATAGCTACCTCTACGGGGTTGTTGATATTGGAAG CAATGGAATTCGCTTCTCTATTACCGACACATCGCCTCCAACAGCTCGAACCATGCCTACACTGTACCAGGACCGGGCTGGAATATCGCTATACGACGCCCAATTCTCGAAGCCCAAAACCAAGAGCAACAACAGTGTCAGTAGGGAACGGCGCCCGATTCCACCGGAGGTTGTCGAACAAGTCGTGGACAGACTAGTTCGGTTCCAAGGCGTGTGCGAAGATTTCCAAGTACCGTCTGAGAACATCCACGTTCTCGCGACAGAGGCAACCCGTACAGCACCAAACTCCAAGGCATTCATATCACGGATTAAAGAGCGCACTGGGTGGGAAGTGCGGCTTTTGTCTAAAGAAGATGAGGGCCGGATTGGGGCGTTAGGGATCGCGAGCAGTTCACGCGCTGTTGCGGGACTGGCGATGGATCTGGGGGGTGGGAGTACACAGATTACCTGGGTAGTTGCTAGGGATGGGATCGTGCACACTTGTCCCAAGGGTTCATTTAGTTTTCCGTACGGAGCTGCGGCGTTAACGGGGAGGCTGGAAGATGCAAAACATGCTGGGAAAGGTGCCGAGAGGGCATTGAAAGATGAAATGAAAGCGGGTTTCCAAAGGGCTTatgaggagctggagattCCAGAGGATTTTATagagagcagcaggaaggAGGGTAGGTTTGATCTCTATCTTTGCGGAGGGGGATTTAGGGGCTGGGGTTATGTGTTGATGAAGCAGGCTGAGGTTAGCCCCTACCCTATACCGATTATCAACGGGTTCCGGGCAAGGAGGGGGGTCTTCCACAATACCGCCGGTGTGCTGCGGGAGGTCTCTGAGTCGGAAGGTATCTTTGGGGTATCCAAACGACGAGCATCGCAGATTCCGGCGGTTGCGATGCTGATTGATGTGCTCATGGATGCATTGCCAGCGATTACCCATATACAATTCTGTCAAGGAGGGGTCCGAGAGGGTTTCTTATTTAACAAGCTGCCCCAGGAGATCCGTTCTCAGGATCCACTTCTTGCTGCAACTTTGCAGTATGCACCGCCGTCTGCGGATGATATCAACGGAGTGCTCTTATCCGCCCTACCAAAGCATGCTTCTCCGATTGAGTCTTTTCACGTGCCCTCGACTTTGTCTTCGCACTTTATTGCCGCACTCGCCAATATCCTCTATGCGCATTCTCGTGTACCCCGAGAGTCTCGCACTGCAGCGGCCCTGCACAGTACAACGACTGGTCTCTTAGCCTCCACTAATACCATCTCACACACAGAGCGGGCGATGATGGCACTGCTACTTGCCGAGCGCTGGGCGGGCGACCTGGCACCTACAGAAGAATCCTACCAACGGAACCTGATGCTTTGCTTGTCTCCGCAAGAGGCATGGTGGTGCCAGTATCTTGGCCGAGTAGCGGCACTGATTGGCGAGGTATACCCAGCTGGTCGCGTATCCAAGACGCATTGGAGGATTCGGCTGGAAGCACAGTGGGATCAAGTaatcaagaagaagggagaacGTGACTTGCTGCGACTAAAGCTCCAGTGGAACAGAGAGACGGCGGCGACATCGGGAGTCACAGAGCACTGGCTGCGAGACCGGGTGGAGAAAATCGAGAAAGCCGGCAAGAAAAAGAGCTGGATCCGGGATTATGGAGTCCGGTTGGAAGTAGTGGTTTGCTAG
- the thiA gene encoding thiamine thiazole synthase thiF (transcript_id=CADANIAT00004767), with translation MSPPAAIFEPTVAPTGIKGKVVVPETATIPGDSQTKLLDHFGGKWDNFKFAPIRESQVSRAMTRRYFQDLDRYAESDVVIVGAGSCGLSTAYVLAKARPDLKIAIIEASVSPGGGAWLGGQLFSAMVMRRPAELFLNELGVPYEEDPDMPNYVVVKHASLFTSTLLSKVLSFPNVKLFNATCVEDLVTRPGPNGNAQEVQIAGVVTNWTLVTLHHDDHSCMDPNTINAPVIISTTGHDGPFGAFSAKRLVSMTTIDKLGGMRGLDMNSAEDAIVKNTREVAKGLIIGGMELSEIDGFNRMGPTFGAMVLSGVKAAEEALRVFDDRKRECAE, from the exons ATGTCTCCCCCAGCTGCCATCTTCGAGCCTACTGTTGCCCCTACTGGCATCAAGGGAAAGGTTGTGGTCCCCGAGACTGCTACTATTCCAGGCGATTCACAGACCAAACTGCTCGACCACTTTGGCGGCAAGTGGGACAACTTCAAGTTTGCTCCTATCCGTGAGAGCCAGGTCTCTCGTGCCATGACCCGCCGCTACTTCCAGGACTTGGACCGGTACGCCGAGAGCGATGTGGTCATCGTCGGTGCTGGTTCGTGCGGTCTTAGCACTGCGTACGTCTTGGCCAAGGCTCGTCCGGACTTAAAGATTGCTATTATTGAGGCGTCGGTTTCCCCAG GCGGTGGTGCTTGGCTGGGAGGCCAGCTTTTCTCCGCAATGGTCATGCGTCGTCCTGCGGAGTTGTTCCTGAACGAGCTCGGCGTGCCATATGAGGAAGACCCTGACATGCCGAACTACGTTGTTGTCAAGCACGCATCTCTTTTCACATCGACCCTCCTCTCGAAGGTGCTATCCTTCCCCAACGTCAAGCTGTTCAACGCAACCTGCGTAGAGGACTTGGTGACACGCCCCGGCCCGAACGGCAATGCCCAGGAAGTCCAAATCGCGGGTGTCGTCACTAACTGGACGCTCGTCACTCTCCACCATGACGATCACTCTTGCATGGACCCCAACACCATCAACGCCCCCGTGATTATCAGCACAACCGGCCATGACGGCCCCTTCGGCGCTTTCTCCGCCAAGCGTCTCGTCTCCATGACCACCATCGACAAGCTCGGCGGCATGCGCGGACTTGACATGAACTCTGCCGAAGACGCCATCGTCAAGAACACCCGTGAGGTTGCCAAGGGTCTTATCATTGGCGGAATGGAGCTGTCTGAGATCGATGGCTTTAACCGCATGGGACCAACCTTTGGTGCCATGGTGCTCAGCGGTGTTaaggctgctgaggaggCCTTGAGGGTCTTTGATGACCGCAAGCGCGAGTGTGCTGAGTAA
- a CDS encoding inositol phosphosphingolipid phospholipase (transcript_id=CADANIAT00004768), with protein sequence MADPESIRILTLNCWGLKYLAKYRHERLSEIGRQLALANPPPDIIGLQECWTQQDYESIRTQIAHILPYGKFYFGGIWGAGLAIFSKWPIEQTSMHAYPLNGRPTAFFRGDWFVGKGVACARIRYGQGKHDVAEVFCTHLHAPYEQEPHDSYLAHRTAQAWEIAKLMRGAAERGHLVIGLGDFNMLPSSFAHRLICAHSPVVDAWQVIYPDSSVGAAKDAVEQARGKPVPSAEFNLHHNGATCDGPYNTWRWSKKDQKRLDKGHDIAVEAFKDSPDYKGKRLDYIFVGGEVGWSVRDVNIAMTQRHPTLKCSLSDHFAVQTVITRDVSSMAAKQESGGGKSNRLTLPAETYTHILDMIHAYVRRERTQRRWRLIHFVASVLVTIGCLVGVWWNGDRPYIPFILTLISTLSFGAGILDGLIGGLFVSSELRALKEFEWEIRNTKRIAEGLQR encoded by the coding sequence ATGGCAGACCCGGAATCAATTCGAATCCTCACCCTCAACTGCTGGGGCCTCAAGTACCTCGCCAAATACCGCCATGAGCGGCTCTCAGAGATAGGTCGGCAGCTTGCCCTCGCCAACCCGCCGCCCGACATTATCGGCCTCCAAGAATGCTGGACGCAACAAGACTACGAATCAATTCGCACCCAAATCGCCCATATCCTTCCTTACGGCAAATTCTACTTTGGCGGCATCTGGGGAGCTGGTCTTGCCATTTTCTCGAAATGGCCAATCGAGCAGACTTCTATGCACGCGTATCCGCTCAACGGCCGCCCAACGGCCTTCTTCCGCGGTGACTGGTTCGTTGGGAAGGGCGTCGCCTGTGCGCGGATTCGGTATGGGCAGGGAAAGCATGATGTTGCAGAAGTTTTTTGCACGCATCTACACGCACCCTATGAGCAGGAGCCGCACGACAGTTACCTCGCTCATCGCACTGCCCAGGCGTGGGAGATTGCTAAGCTCATGCGCGGCGCTGCTGAGCGCGGACACCTGGTTATCGGACTGGGGGACTTCAATATGCTTCCTTCTTCGTTCGCACACAGGCTTATTTGTGCACACAGCCCCGTCGTCGATGCATGGCAGGTGATATATCCTGACTCGTCCGTTGGCGCGGCAAAAGACGCCGTCGAACAAGCGCGCGGGAAGCCAGTCCCATCCGCTGAATTCAACCTGCATCACAACGGGGCGACTTGTGACGGGCCTTACAACACATGGCGCTGGTCGAAGAAAGATCAGAAACGTCTCGACAAGGGCCACGATATCGCCGTAGAGGCATTCAAGGACAGCCCGGATTACAAGGGAAAGCGGCTCGATTATATCTTCGTCGGGGGTGAGGTCGGATGGTCCGTCCGCGACGTCAACATCGCAATGACACAGCGCCATCCTACACTCAAATGCTCGCTAAGCGACCATTTCGCCGTGCAAACCGTCATCACCCGCGACGTCTCGTCAATGGCAGCCAAGCAAGAAAGTGGTGGCGGCAAGTCGAATCGCCTAACCCTCCCTGCAGAAACATACACCCACATCCTCGACATGATCCACGCCTATGTTCGCCGCGAACGCACGCAGCGTCGGTGGCGCCTCATTCACTTTGTTGCCTCGGTGCTGGTCACTATTGGCTGCCTGGTAGGCGTGTGGTGGAACGGTGATCGTCCGTATATCCCCTTCATTTTGACACTTATCAGCACGCTTAGTTTCGGCGCTGGGATTTTGGATGGCTTAATCGGGGGTCTGTTTGTCTCCAGTGAGCTGAGGGCACTAAAGGAGTTCGAATGGGAGATAAGGAATACGAAGAGGATAGCTGAGGGGCTTCAGCGGTAG
- a CDS encoding WD40 repeat domain-containing protein (transcript_id=CADANIAT00004769), with protein MEHPSKRRRLTPSPPPISSPIETSSDELAAGSDHDQERRRVSLNAYPPKRPYPRSRSFSSSESPDELAMDADVYWRSRNRGRDDSPWARSDEENDENEADEEENENEDDEHDNMNGDDNGREANGSRERDLDEMDTVGENEPETDPDRSPTPVPPPPPPKPESVNYRQKFLLRGHLRGVSAVRFSPDASMIASGGADGAVKVWAASTGKLIYTFEGHLAGISTISWSPDGATIASGSDDKTIRLWNVLTGKAHPTPFIGHHNYVYAIAFSPKGNMLVSGSYDEAVFLWDVRSARVMKSLPAHSDPVSGIDVVWDGTLIASCATDGLVRIWDTSTGQCLRTLVHEDNPPVSSVKFSPNGKYVLAWTLDDCVRLWDYVEGRCLKTYQGHSNKKYSLSGAFGVYGQSIPGRTPGYAFAVSGSEDGAILCWDVVTKKVLQRIEAHDGVVLGVDTCSTGEGRFMVSCGLDGTVRVWEEVGPEREPEPEPEPEPGQCPDQDQDQGRDWDMDSEMREAGELAVETRDPT; from the exons ATGGAGCACCCTTCCAAGCGCCGCCGTCTGACCCCATCCCCGCCCCCGATCTCCTCGCCCATTGAAACTTCCTCCGACGAGCTGGCCGCTGGGTCCGATCACGACCAAGAGCGACGTCGCGTGAGCCTGAACGCCTACCCGCCCAAACGCCCATACCCCCGCTCccgcagcttcagcagctctgAAAGCCCAGATGAGCTGGCAATGGACGCAGATGTGTATTGGCGCTCCCGCAATCGCGGTCGCGACGATTCGCCCTGGGCTCGCTCAGACGAGGAAAACGATGAGAACGAggccgacgaagaggagaatgagaatgaggacGACGAGCACGATAATATGAACGGTGACGATAATGGCAGGGAGGCGAATGGGAGTCGCGAACGCGACTTGGATGAAATGGATACTGTGGGGGAGAATGAGCCGGAGACAGATCCAGATCGCTCGCCGACGCCTGtaccaccgccgccgccgccaaagccagagtCCGTGAATTATCGCCAGAAGTTCTTGCTCAGAGGGCATTTACGGGGGGTGTCGGCTGTGCGATTCTCGCCGGATGCGTCTATGATTGCTAGTGGAG GGGCGGACGGCGCAGTGAAGGTCTGGGCTGCGTCCACGGGGAAGTTGATATACACTTTTGAAGGACACCTTGCAGGTATATCGACGATATCATGGAGCCCCGATGGGGCAACCATTGCCTCGGGCTCAGACGATAAGACTATCCGGTTGTGGAATGTCCTAACA GGCAAAGCACATCCAACACCGTTCATCGGCCACCACAACTACGTCTACGCGATCGCCTTCTCCCCCAAAGGCAATATGCTGGTCAGCGGCTCCTACGACGaagccgtcttcctctgGGATGTGCGGTCCGCGCGCGTGATGAAGTCGCTCCCCGCTCACTCCGACCCGGTCAGCGGCATTGATGTGGTCTGGGATGGCACTCTCATCGCCTCCTGCGCAACGGACGGCCTTGTGCGCATCTGGGACACGTCGACAGGGCAATGCCTACGCACGCTCGTGCACGAAGATAACCCGCCCGTTTCGTCGGTCAAGTTTTCGCCGAATGGCAAATACGTGCTTGCATGGACACTGGATGACTGCGTCCGCCTGTGGGACTACGTTGAGGGCCGCTGTTTAAAAACCTACCAGGGCCACTCGAACAAGAAGTACAGTCTTTCCGGCGCTTTCGGGGTTTACGGGCAGTCGATTCCAGGCAGGACACCGGGGTATGCGTTTGCGGTTAGCGGCAGTGAAGATGGGGCCATTCTCTGCTGGGATGTTGTTACTAAGAAGGTCTTGCAGAGGATCGAGGCGCATGATGGGGTTGTGCTGGGTGTGGATACTTGCTCGACCGGCGAGGGGAGATTCATGGTTAGCTGTGGATTGGATGGAACGGTGAGGGTCTGGGAGGAGGTTGGACCTGAGCGtgagcctgaacctgaacccGAACCCGAACCTGGACAGTGTCCagaccaggaccaggaccagggCAGGGACTGGGATATGGACTCCGAAATGAGGGAAGCGGGCGAACTCGCTGTTGAGACCAGGGATCCCACATAG
- a CDS encoding glycoside hydrolase family 128 protein (transcript_id=CADANIAT00004770), with amino-acid sequence MVSFKSLAALALLASSALAAPHGHAHTTLHKLEPVKRASNTTTSSKRGAAYNDASLVEALASSGTISWAYDWNMYTMGDLPSNVEFVPMLWGTKMFTGWFAAIQTLLNSGNNYILGFNEPDMASQAAMSSSDAAKYYKNYISTFAGKSKLVSPAVTNGEGDDVGLNWMRNFLNSCTDCDVDALAVHWYGDSADDFKAFVEKATALADEFGLSETWVTEFALNSDLSGSADASTSADFLSEVLPWLDEHDKVSRYAYFMCSDGHLLSGNSLSVSGKAYVS; translated from the coding sequence ATGGTCTCCTTCAAGTCGCTTGCCGCTCTGGCCCTTCTTGCCAGCTCTGCGCTCGCCGCTCCCCATGGCCATGCTCACACTACCTTGCACAAGCTCGAGCCCGTCAAGCGCGCGTCCAACACGACGACCTCCTCCAAGCGCGGCGCCGCTTACAACGATGCCTCCCTCGTCGAGGCCCTCGCTTCCTCCGGCACCATCTCCTGGGCCTACGATTGGAACATGTACACCATGGGCGATCTCCCCAGCAATGTCGAGTTCGTGCCGATGCTCTGGGGTACAAAGATGTTCACCGGCTGGTTCGCCGCGATCCAGACGCTCTTGAACTCTGGAAACAACTACATCCTTGGTTTCAACGAGCCGGACATGGCGTCTCAGGCCGCGATGTCCTCGTCCGATGCTGCCAAATACTATAAGAACTATATCAGCACCTTCGCCGGCAAGTCAAAGCTCGTCTCGCCCGCGGTCACCAacggcgagggagacgacGTCGGTCTCAACTGGATGCGCAACTTCCTGAACTCCTGTACAGACTGCGACGTCGATGCTCTTGCTGTCCACTGGTACGGTGACTCGGCAGACGACTTCAAGGCCTTCGTTGAAAAGGCCACCGCGCTGGCTGACGAGTTCGGTCTCAGCGAAACCTGGGTTACGGAGTTTGCGCTCAACTCGGATTTGTCCGGCTCCGCGGATGCCAGCACTTCGGCGGACTTCTTGAGCGAGGTGCTGCCTTGGTTGGATGAACATGACAAGGTCAGCCGCTATGCGTACTTCATGTGCTCGGATGGCCATCTGCTCAGTGGAAACAGCTTGAGCGTGAGTGGAAAGGCGTATGTTTCTTGA